The Streptomyces phaeolivaceus genome has a window encoding:
- a CDS encoding Fur family transcriptional regulator, with amino-acid sequence MVSTDWKSDLRQRGYRLTPQRQLVLEAVDTLEHATPDDILGEVRKTASGINISTVYRTLELLEELGLVSHAHLGHGAPTYHLADRHHHIHLVCRDCTNVIEADVSVAADFTAKLRETFGFDTDMKHFAIFGRCEDCSRKVSKSSTTES; translated from the coding sequence GTGGTGAGCACCGACTGGAAGAGTGACCTCAGGCAGCGCGGCTACCGGCTGACGCCGCAGCGGCAGCTCGTGCTCGAAGCCGTGGACACCCTGGAACACGCGACCCCCGACGACATCCTCGGGGAAGTGCGGAAGACGGCGTCGGGGATCAATATCTCGACGGTCTACCGGACCCTGGAGCTGCTGGAGGAGCTGGGGCTGGTCAGCCACGCGCACCTCGGGCACGGGGCGCCGACGTACCACCTGGCCGACCGGCACCATCACATCCACCTCGTCTGCCGGGACTGTACGAACGTGATCGAGGCGGATGTGTCGGTGGCGGCGGACTTCACGGCCAAGCTGCGCGAGACCTTCGGCTTCGACACGGACATGAAGCACTTCGCGATCTTCGGCCGCTGCGAGGACTGCTCCCGCAAGGTCTCCAAGAGTTCAACTACCGAGTCGTAG
- a CDS encoding FABP family protein yields the protein MIEIPSDLHKDLVPLAFLLGDWAGAGVHDFPGSEKCNFGQEVTFTHDGRDFLEYHSHTWVLDNDGNKVRPLETESGFWRIDADRKVEIVMTRDDGVVEIWYGELAKQKPQIDLVTDAVARTAASGPYSGGKRLYGYVHSDLMWVGEKSTPDVELRPYMSAHLKKVVTPEDVERWAKALPDDMPDDGIAFFK from the coding sequence ATGATCGAGATCCCGTCCGACCTGCACAAGGACCTCGTCCCCCTCGCCTTTCTGCTGGGCGACTGGGCCGGCGCGGGCGTCCATGACTTCCCCGGCTCCGAGAAGTGCAACTTCGGCCAGGAGGTCACCTTCACCCACGACGGCCGGGACTTCCTGGAGTACCACTCCCACACGTGGGTGCTGGACAACGACGGCAACAAGGTCCGCCCGCTGGAGACCGAGTCGGGGTTCTGGCGGATCGACGCCGACCGCAAGGTCGAGATCGTGATGACCAGGGACGACGGCGTCGTCGAGATCTGGTACGGCGAGCTGGCCAAGCAGAAGCCGCAGATCGACCTGGTCACGGACGCGGTCGCCCGCACGGCGGCCTCGGGCCCCTACAGCGGCGGCAAGCGCCTCTACGGCTATGTTCACAGCGACCTGATGTGGGTCGGCGAGAAGTCGACCCCCGACGTCGAGCTGCGCCCCTACATGTCCGCGCACCTCAAGAAGGTCGTCACCCCCGAGGACGTCGAACGCTGGGCCAAGGCCCTCCCGGACGACATGCCGGACGACGGCATCGCGTTCTTCAAGTAG
- a CDS encoding DUF397 domain-containing protein, whose translation MRDIDLSTVSWRKSSYSNPDGGNCVEVSDDLLAAATWRKSSYSNSDGGNCVEVASKLTPRTPLVPVRDSKDPARGALLFDAGAWALFLDGVKRGPC comes from the coding sequence GTGCGAGACATCGACCTGAGCACAGTGTCGTGGCGCAAGAGCAGCTACAGCAATCCCGACGGCGGCAACTGCGTCGAAGTCTCCGACGATCTCCTCGCCGCCGCCACCTGGCGCAAGAGCAGCTACAGCAACTCGGACGGCGGCAACTGCGTCGAAGTCGCCTCCAAGCTCACCCCCCGCACCCCTCTCGTCCCCGTCCGCGACAGCAAGGACCCGGCCCGAGGAGCCCTGCTCTTCGACGCCGGGGCCTGGGCCCTGTTCCTGGACGGAGTCAAGCGCGGACCTTGCTGA